Proteins co-encoded in one Chitinophagales bacterium genomic window:
- a CDS encoding CHAT domain-containing tetratricopeptide repeat protein, whose amino-acid sequence MSKDINTIPSQLSLHQAKVLLCEAKTASTEKDDDKAIELLTKVVTVFEVHEAWEEFMETSNELALVYLERSSLSDAMQIVEYALKIYQKKCSHLIEWSYHLYNRKSKILALQAKFSESIPYLLKAKEIIEQRQLSELFLIDNLIEQADYHILMRNYAQAYQLLDDAAKLLNTHQNERLLMYFYGVQASLEFYQSNYLLSKQLYDKSLEVCIRNNFEKKSYLYFRIATIHQILGNRQDSIKIYLELIEYYNIQSKDGFNNKVKRELAQVFSYMGRALMSLGDFTQALHYFERAILFYEQTGEGTNSLINLCLIDIAYIYGKQNNYAKQIEYCEKALERHQNTTENKNAYSSAIYRNLAKAYMNVNEMNKSLIYYEKALAIDIQILGKNNTLTINSYSDLGAYWTKNRRYSKGLKYLYKALKKYKNKFGHTHENIADTNAQIADNFHQQRKLKKALKHYQLALTADVPDYQETNFYHLPDVRQCIFLSGYYFLKVLAGKANALFDYALHLEKKNFSKATKALKASLNTCQLAADYLQQLHKTLKVEDSKLILGEVMPPIYQQAVKTILLLANRLAADSILEQAFTFHELANALLLRSSMQESDAKMSTSIDSDLLKQERDLRNQIEVYLQKIQKEEAKGLQKDMNKLKEWKQSHFHELLKHQALIEQFEKEYPEYYQFKYNLQTVSVATLQKDLTEDTVMISYFIGIEKGYIFAVTSDEYEIVPFEIPKDFDQQIENYLSSIHAQSISDFIPMSYNLYFLLIEPISYLIFDPFVGKPKNLVIIPSAALSYLPFETLIREIPYTAQPAFHQLDYLLQHCQIQYHYSPTLYHQSLKKKVQKKSILSSIEKSNSIDFLGFAPIYTSDKAATQEVLKGLAENYGHWATRSNALQDGTLAPLPFSEKEVQNIEGMFAEKGLKGQSYLYDAATKDHFKAIAANAKYLHIAAHGLTNDEYPKLSGIVFHPAKEATEIHDSVLSMGEMYQLQLRADLVVLSSCESGVGKLAKGEGMMAMNRGFLYAGAKNVIYTLFKVLDKPSSELCEALFEGILEGKSYAEALRLAKLTLIQRTDIDPKSWSGFVLLGA is encoded by the coding sequence ATGTCTAAAGATATTAACACAATACCCTCGCAACTGAGTTTACACCAAGCCAAAGTTCTTCTCTGCGAAGCTAAAACTGCCTCAACAGAAAAAGATGATGATAAAGCCATAGAACTATTGACTAAAGTGGTCACAGTTTTTGAAGTGCATGAAGCATGGGAGGAATTTATGGAAACTTCTAATGAGTTGGCTTTGGTTTATTTAGAACGCTCAAGCCTTTCTGATGCCATGCAAATTGTAGAGTATGCGCTCAAAATATATCAGAAAAAATGTTCGCATCTCATTGAATGGAGCTACCATTTATATAATAGAAAATCAAAAATACTAGCTTTACAAGCAAAATTTAGTGAGAGTATTCCTTATTTGCTTAAGGCAAAAGAGATAATCGAACAAAGACAACTGAGCGAGTTGTTTTTAATTGACAACCTAATCGAACAGGCTGATTACCATATATTGATGCGTAATTATGCACAAGCTTATCAATTATTAGATGATGCTGCAAAATTATTGAATACACATCAGAATGAACGGCTTTTAATGTATTTTTATGGTGTCCAAGCAAGTTTAGAATTTTATCAATCTAATTATTTGCTATCCAAACAATTGTATGACAAAAGTCTTGAGGTATGTATTCGTAATAACTTTGAAAAAAAGTCCTATCTTTATTTTCGTATCGCAACCATACATCAAATCTTAGGCAACAGACAAGATTCGATCAAAATATATTTAGAATTAATTGAATATTATAATATTCAATCTAAAGATGGGTTCAACAATAAGGTAAAAAGAGAATTAGCTCAGGTATTTTCCTACATGGGACGAGCTCTAATGAGCTTAGGGGACTTCACACAAGCACTTCATTATTTTGAAAGAGCAATCCTATTTTATGAGCAAACTGGCGAAGGTACTAATTCATTAATAAATTTATGCCTCATTGATATTGCTTATATCTATGGTAAACAAAATAACTATGCCAAGCAAATTGAATACTGTGAGAAAGCTCTAGAAAGACATCAAAACACGACAGAGAATAAAAATGCTTATTCTTCAGCAATTTATAGAAACCTTGCCAAAGCTTATATGAATGTCAATGAAATGAATAAATCATTGATTTATTATGAAAAAGCATTGGCTATAGACATACAAATATTAGGAAAAAATAACACGCTCACAATTAATAGTTATAGTGATTTAGGGGCATATTGGACAAAAAATAGGCGATATTCAAAAGGCTTGAAGTACCTCTATAAAGCCCTAAAAAAGTATAAAAATAAGTTCGGACATACACATGAAAATATTGCAGATACAAATGCTCAGATTGCAGACAATTTTCACCAACAAAGAAAACTAAAAAAAGCCTTAAAACACTATCAATTGGCTTTGACGGCTGATGTACCCGATTACCAAGAAACCAATTTTTACCACCTCCCCGATGTAAGACAATGTATTTTCCTATCAGGATATTATTTCTTGAAAGTATTAGCAGGAAAAGCAAACGCACTTTTTGACTATGCTCTACATTTAGAAAAAAAGAACTTCTCCAAAGCCACCAAAGCCTTAAAAGCCAGTTTGAATACCTGTCAATTGGCTGCAGATTATCTACAACAACTACACAAAACACTTAAAGTAGAAGACTCCAAATTGATTTTGGGAGAGGTGATGCCGCCTATTTATCAGCAAGCTGTAAAAACTATTTTACTCTTAGCCAATCGTTTAGCCGCAGATTCTATTTTGGAACAAGCATTCACCTTTCACGAACTGGCAAATGCACTCTTATTGCGTTCTTCTATGCAAGAAAGCGATGCAAAAATGAGTACTTCTATTGATTCCGATTTATTGAAGCAAGAAAGAGATTTAAGAAATCAAATTGAAGTCTATCTTCAAAAAATACAAAAAGAAGAAGCAAAAGGGCTTCAAAAAGATATGAATAAGCTCAAAGAATGGAAACAAAGTCATTTCCATGAACTGCTCAAACACCAGGCACTCATTGAACAATTTGAAAAGGAGTACCCCGAATATTACCAGTTCAAGTACAACCTCCAAACGGTTTCTGTTGCAACCCTCCAAAAAGACTTAACCGAAGATACAGTCATGATTAGCTATTTCATTGGAATAGAAAAGGGCTATATTTTTGCAGTCACTTCGGACGAATATGAAATTGTTCCCTTTGAAATACCTAAAGATTTCGACCAACAAATCGAAAACTATTTGAGCAGCATTCACGCCCAGAGCATAAGCGATTTCATTCCGATGTCCTACAATTTGTACTTCTTACTCATTGAACCCATCAGCTATTTGATTTTTGACCCATTTGTAGGTAAGCCCAAAAATTTGGTTATCATTCCAAGTGCTGCCCTTAGTTATTTACCCTTCGAAACCCTTATTCGTGAAATTCCCTATACTGCTCAGCCTGCTTTTCACCAATTGGATTATCTCCTCCAACACTGCCAAATTCAATACCACTATTCTCCTACCTTATACCACCAATCATTGAAGAAAAAAGTACAAAAAAAATCTATTTTATCTTCAATAGAAAAATCAAATTCCATTGACTTCCTAGGTTTTGCGCCCATTTATACCAGTGACAAAGCAGCCACCCAAGAAGTCTTGAAAGGACTTGCTGAAAATTATGGTCATTGGGCGACTCGCTCCAATGCCCTACAAGATGGCACACTAGCCCCACTTCCTTTTTCGGAAAAAGAGGTACAAAATATTGAAGGAATGTTTGCTGAAAAAGGATTGAAGGGACAAAGCTACCTCTACGATGCCGCTACCAAAGACCACTTCAAAGCCATTGCCGCTAATGCCAAATACCTACACATTGCAGCTCATGGACTGACCAACGATGAATACCCCAAATTATCGGGCATTGTATTTCACCCTGCCAAAGAAGCTACTGAAATTCACGACAGCGTTTTGTCAATGGGCGAAATGTACCAACTTCAATTGCGAGCAGATTTGGTGGTCTTGAGCAGTTGCGAAAGTGGGGTTGGCAAGTTGGCTAAGGGGGAGGGAATGATGGCAATGAATCGGGGGTTTTTATATGCGGGTGCAAAGAATGTGATTTACACCCTCTTCAAAGTGCTTGACAAACCAAGCAGCGAATTGTGTGAAGCTTTGTTTGAAGGAATTTTGGAGGGAAAATCGTATGCAGAGGCATTGCGATTGGCGAAGTTAACCCTAATTCAACGAACCGATATTGATCCTAAATC
- the pgsA gene encoding CDP-diacylglycerol--glycerol-3-phosphate 3-phosphatidyltransferase — translation MNIRLNTADHLSLSRIYVAPFFLLLEGNWEYNYLFLMIVVCWAMLSDYLDGYWARKKKLVSNLGAFLDFTADKVFVATVLVMLSLKGWIPAWMTLLIIGREFLVMGLRIFAAIEGLAVPAYFWGKVKTTFTFAAIMGVLLCGQLSILNWDWVPYDLLWGITYILLLIATFLTISSGFDYIRKVLEYVTKKREQADSQ, via the coding sequence ATGAATATACGGCTCAATACTGCTGACCACCTCAGCTTATCAAGAATATACGTAGCTCCCTTTTTTCTATTGCTTGAAGGGAATTGGGAATACAACTATTTGTTCTTGATGATAGTAGTTTGTTGGGCAATGCTCAGTGATTATTTGGATGGTTATTGGGCTCGCAAGAAAAAATTGGTCTCGAACCTTGGAGCATTTTTGGATTTTACCGCCGACAAAGTGTTCGTAGCCACAGTGTTGGTCATGCTTTCACTCAAAGGCTGGATTCCTGCTTGGATGACTTTGTTGATTATTGGAAGGGAATTTTTGGTGATGGGATTACGCATTTTTGCCGCCATTGAAGGTTTGGCTGTCCCTGCCTATTTTTGGGGTAAGGTCAAAACTACCTTCACCTTTGCAGCGATTATGGGCGTATTGCTTTGCGGACAACTCTCTATCTTGAATTGGGATTGGGTTCCTTATGATTTGCTGTGGGGCATCACCTATATTTTACTGCTCATTGCTACCTTTTTGACCATTAGTTCTGGTTTTGACTACATTCGTAAGGTGTTGGAATATGTGACAAAAAAACGAGAACAAGCGGATTCTCAATAA
- a CDS encoding helix-turn-helix transcriptional regulator gives MLQQSATAQKKLDISSCKEVFLKKLNQIVLKNIKSEDLNIELLAQKMAISRSQLHRNLKKFTRLSASNYVRRFRLKIASKLLTKPINSISQIAYKVGIYNLSYFSKSFKEEFGKTPIEFYEFHNQQNKHFFRANKNY, from the coding sequence ATGCTGCAACAATCTGCTACTGCCCAGAAAAAATTAGATATCTCGTCTTGCAAAGAAGTTTTTTTGAAAAAACTCAACCAAATCGTCCTAAAAAACATCAAAAGCGAAGACCTAAACATAGAACTATTGGCACAAAAAATGGCTATAAGCCGAAGCCAACTACACCGCAACTTGAAGAAATTTACCCGCCTATCCGCTTCTAATTATGTTCGTAGATTCCGCCTAAAAATTGCTTCTAAACTGCTTACCAAACCCATCAACTCCATCAGCCAAATAGCCTACAAAGTGGGTATCTACAACCTCTCTTATTTCTCCAAGTCCTTCAAAGAAGAATTTGGGAAAACACCCATAGAATTTTATGAGTTTCACAATCAACAAAATAAACATTTTTTCAGAGCAAACAAAAACTACTGA